The sequence TGTAGTCATTAAATTAACCAGAAGACAGTCATCATACTTATACTGAGTCCCAGGATCAAACCCGCTCCGATCTGGGAGGGCGTATGTGCATTAAGATGGAGCCGTGCACTGGCAACCATACCTGCTAACATAATCAGGGCTGCTAAAACCAGCACTAAGTCGGTTTCTCCGAATTTGGTAATGATGCCCGCCACAATACCAACGACTCCGCCGATACCTACGCTATGCGCACTGATTTGCCAGTAGATACTAATCAATCCAACCAGCAAAATCGAGAGCGTTATTGATCCAAGCAGGATTGCAATTCCAGGAGCTATGCTCGACAGAAGCTGCATTCTAAACGCGAACAGAAAGGTCAGACCCGTATAGACGATGGCCGTTAAAAAATAAGGTAACCGACGGTCATCTAGGGTATCCAGTTGTAACGACCTGACGTAACCGCTCCGAAAAAGGTAGTAGATCAGCAATGAAGGCACTCCAAATGTACCTATAAAAATAAGGATCAGCAGACTAATGCGTAATGTACCCGAAAAAGCGTCGACACCCAGAATAGAAGGAGCCAGATACAGCAAAATGCCGAACAGGAGCGTCGGCATCAGCAACGGGTGAAAAACGATAGAAAGAAAACGGGCCAGACTCGTATTCAATGATGAATTATCGATTATAAATGCGCTTCGAAACAGTCAATAACCACAAAGTTAACGAATGCTATCGTTCATCTTTCATCATTGTATTGTCAGCCCGGTTATAATTCATTACCTGCTATAATTGTTTTCTGAGCCGAGCCACCGGAATATTAAGCTGTTCACGGTATTTGGCCACCGTACGGCGAGCAATGTTATAGCCCCGGTCATTAAGAATCTTTTCGAGCTTATCGTCCGAAAGCGGGTTTAGCTTCGGTTCATTATCGATCAGGTCTTTTAGAATATTTTTTACTTCCCGACTGCTAACGTCTTCGCCTGAATCAGTAGCAATGCCCTCAGAAAAGAAATATTTGAGTGGATAAATTCCGAATTCGGTCTGCACCGATTTACTATTGGCCACACGCGACACCGTCGACACATCCATATCGATCAGCGTGGCAATGTCTTTCAGGATCATCGGCCGAAGCTTCGATTCGTCGCCCGACAGAAAGAAATCATACTGAAAACGCACAATCGCGTTCATCGTCTTAAGCAATGTTTGCTGCCGTTGTTTAATGGCATCGATAAACCATTTGGCCGCGTCGAGCTTTTGCTTAACGAATGAGACGGTTTCTTTAAGCGATTTGTTCTGCTTACTACTCTTATCGTACGTATCGAGCATGTCGGCAAACGAACGGCTGATGCGTAATTCGGGAGCATTCTTGGAATTAAGCGTCAGGTCGAGCTTACCGTTACTATTGGTCAGAATAAAATCGGGGATCAGGTATTGAACGGAACCAGCTTCTCCCTCAACAGAACCAGGTTTAGGATTCAGCTTGATGATAATGTCGATTACCCGTTTCAGAGATTCATCACTGATATTGAGCCGACGCTGGATTTTATCAAAGTGTTTTTTAGAGAACTCCTCGAAGAAATCCTCAATAATCCGCATCGCCAGGATTATATACGGGTCAGATGTGTCTTTGCGCTGCAGTTGCAACAATAAGCATTCCTGTAACGAACGTGCTCCAATACCTGGTGGATCGAAGGTCTGGATTTTCTGAAGCACTTCCTCCAACTCCTCGGTATCAGTGAACACATTCTGCGAGAAAGCAAGGTCATTGACGATTGCCTGCATGGATCGACGTATGTACCCGTCAGCCTCAATACTCCCGATAAGCTGAAGACCAACAACACGCTGGTTTTCTGTCAACTGGAGATATCCAAATTGCTGCATTAATGCATCAAGCAGGCTCGAACTGGTAGCGAGTGGCATATCGCGGTCTTCTTCGCCATAATTGCCGTCGCCCTGCATTTTATACCCCGTGTAATCTTCATTCTGGAGGTAGGTGTCAATATCCAGGTCATCGTTACGATCCTTATAATCGTCGTCAAATTCGTCAGCAAAGGAGTCTTCCTCTTTCTGATCATACTCTTCCTCCATTCCCTCCTCGAGCGCCGGATTGATCTCTAACTCCTCCTCAATGCGCGTGTCGAGCTCGGCCGTGGGGATTTGCAACAGTTTGATAAACTGTATCTGTTGAGGAGACAGTTTCTGTTGAAGCGACTGGGAGAGGCTTAACTTCTGCATGGGTGGTAAATGTAAGCGGTAGAACTAATGAGTCATACGGAGCAATTCTTGGCAAAGTGCCCCGCACAAATATCAGACCAATTTACTCTTTTTTTGTTTGGCGCGAATAAAAATTTTGCAGGAAGTTGTAGAATAGTACCTTCGCGTCATGACCAATAAACTATACGATACCTCTTTAAGCTTACTGACAGACTTATATCAGGTAACCATGGCCTATGGCTACTGGAAATCCGGAACCGCTGAAAAAGAAGCTGTTTTCAACCTATATTTCCGGAAGCATCCCTTTGGAGGAGGGTTCACCGTTGCCTGCGGGCTGACCAACGTAATCGGCTACATCGAACATTTTAGCCTATCAAAAAAAGATCTGCGGTACCTTCAAACCCTGACCGGCAACGACGGTCAGCCGCTTTTCGAAGAAGCATTTCTGGACTATCTGGCCAATCTGAAACTCACCTGCGATATCGAAGCGATTCCGGAGGGAACGGTCGTTTTTCCAAATGAACCACTGGTGCGGGTGCGTGGGCCAATCCTACAGTGTCAGCTGCTCGAAACACCACTTCTGAACCTGATCAATTTCGAATCGCTCATTGCCACAAAAGCGGCCAGACTACGCCTGGTTGCCGAAAATGACACATTGCTTGAGTTTGGCTTACGTCGGGCGCAGGGCGTTGATGGGGGTATGACAGCTTCCCGTGCGGCCTATATTGGCGGTTGCGATGCCACCTCGAATGTGCTGGCGGGTAAGCTCTACGGCATCCCGGTGCGTGGTACACATGCCCACAGTTGGGTCATGTCATTCGAGAATGAAGCGGAAGCCTTCCAAACCTATGCCGATGTTTTACCAAACAATGTAACGCTGCTGGTTGATACTTACGACACTATACAGGGTGTTCATAATGCCATTGAAGCCGGACGGAAATTGAAGAAAAAGGGGCATAAACTGGCCGGAATCCGACTCGACTCGGGCGATCTGGCGTATTTGAGCATAGCAGCCCGTAAACTGCTTGACGAAGCCGGGTTCACCGATACAGCGATTGTTGCCAGTAATGATCTGGACGAAACGATCATCACCAGTTTAAAACAACAAGGCGCTAAAATTGACATATGGGGCGTTGGTACTAAGCTTGTTACGGCTTTTGATCAGCCCGCACTGGGTGGAGTTTATAAATTAGCCGCCTTGCGTCATACCTCATCGGAAAATGCAGAAACGGCTGAGTGGGACTACAAAATGAAATTGTCTGAGCAGGCGATCAAAATTTCGACACCGGGTATTCAGCAGGTACGTCGGTTTCGGAATGAGCAGGGATTTATCGCCGATATGATCTTTGACGAAAGTAAGCCGGAGGCAAATCCTGCAGGCGTTCCCATGACAATGATCGATCCACTCGATTTTACGAAACGACGAAAGTTCGACGCTACGCAGGCGTTCGATGATTTATTAGTGCCGGTTTTTAGAGACGGAACCTGCGTCTATGAAAGTCCTGATATTCATGCAATTCGGGCTCGGGTACAAACCCAGCTTACCAATCTTCATCCGGGTGTAAAGCGATTTGTGAATCCCCATACTTACCCGGTTGGTCTGGAAAGAAACCTGCACGAGCTGAAAACAGCATTGGTCATGAAATTACGAGAGAGAAATGAATAGTGCTCGACCAATTCCAACCTAAAAGGTTTCAAGAACCTTACAGGTTTGGCATCAATCGATCATGATCGGTTAACAATTAGTGCTTTTATCGGTTAATTTTTCTCGATTTCTTAATACGATCGGATTTGTATGTAGTAAAAGATTGTGTTGCTTTACCTCCTCTTTCTCTGAAAAAAAGATGCAACCTATTGAATTAGTAGTATTCGACATGGCTGGCACAACCGTAACCGATCACCACGAGGTTGAGCGGTGTTTTGCACAGGCAGCCGCCGAAACGGGTCTGATCGCTTCAGCCGATCGAATTCTGGCCATGCAGGGACTGTCTAAACGGTATGTATTCAATACGCTTTGGAAAGAACAACTTGGCGAAATGCACCACGATGTACCCAGGCACGTTGATGTATCGTATGCTGCGTTTCAGGGTATTCTGGAAAACCATTATCGTGTAAATGGCGCTACACCAACCGAAGGCTGTCTGGAAACATTCGCTTATCTGCGCGAACGGGGTATTGCCATTGCCCTCACAACGGGATTTTATCGGGTGGTTACGGATATAATTCTGGAAAAACTCGGCTGGCTCGATGGACTCGACAACCGGCATATAGGCACCCCATCCAGCATGATCCAACTGTCAATTGCCAGCGATGAAGTCGAACGCGGACGCCCTTATCCGCTGATGATCGAGCGGGCAATTCAGTGGCTGGATATCAGCAGTCCGAGAGCCGTTGTAAACATCGGCGACACCCCTTCCGACCTGTTGTCGGGGCGGGCATCTGGTGTCGCATTGAATCTGGGCGTTACCAATGGAACTCATTCACAAGAGCAACTCGAAGCATATCCGCATGATCTGTTGATCGGATCGCTTCGCGAATTACCTGCTTTGCTGGATTCTCGTAGAATAACGGTTAATGCATAACGGTGAACCGATGCCGAGGAATAGGGCTAGTGAACCAGCGTGAGTTCTCCTGCCCTTCCTCCCGGCAAACCTTTGTCGTCTCTTTCCATCACTCTTTATCATGGCTACTTACGATCTGATTGTCATCGGCGCGGGTGCGCTGGGAACGTTCCATGCTTATCATGCGGCAAAAGCTGGTCAGCGTGTACTCTTGCTCGAAAAAGATCAGTATCCAATCGGGGCTACGGTTCGCAATTTTGGGCAAGTGGTACCGTCGGGTTTAGCTGGCCGGTGGTTCGATTACGGCCGCCGAAGCCTCGAAATTTACCGTGATATCCAAAATCAGACCGACCTGACCGTACGGGCAAACGGTACGGTTTATATTGCCTCCGATCCCGACGAATGGAAACTGGCCAATGAACTCCACGACCGATACAATCACCTCGGCTACGCTAGTGAATTACTCTCGAAAGCGCATTGTCTGACTAAATACCCGGCGCTACAAGCTGATTATGTGGCTGGAGGATTATATTTCCCGGACGAACTGAGCGTAGAGCCCGAGCAGATGGTCCATCGGCTCATTGCGTTTATCCAGAAGAAATATGGCGTGGATTACCGGTCCGGTTCGGCGGTGATCGATTGCCAGTCGAACTACAGTGGGGCTATTGTATCGCTCACCAACCGGCAGCGGTTTCAGGCTGGGCGCGTTATTATTTGCAGCGGTCACGAAGTTCGGTTGCTGTTTCCGGAAGTGCTGACAGATACCGATCTGGTTGTGAGTAAATTACAAATGCTTCTGGTAAAACCAGTTTCGGGTATAACATTACCCGGAAACATTCTGACGGGTTTGTCGATTCGTCGTTATGAGTCTTTCCAGGCTTGTCCTTCATTTTCAACTATTCCTAAACCCGAACACCTCGCCGAATTACAACGGTGGGGCATCCACATTCTTTTTAAACAAGCCATCGACGGATCGTTCATTGTCGGTGACTCGCACGAATACGCCGATGCCACCAAAGCCGAAGACCTGGGCTATCACACCCAGGACTACATCAACGATCTGATGATAACCGAAGCAAGGCGTATTGTAACCTTCCCGCTAGCTATTGAAAAAACGTGGGCTGGTTTTTATAGCCAGACCAAAGCCGAAATTTTCGAACACGATGTTGATGAAAACATCCGGATCGTGACGGGAATTGGCGGTAAAGGCATGAGTTCGGGAGCTGGTTATGCCGAAGCGAGTATCCGGCAATGGTTGGGTGTAACAGCTTAAGACGTATGATTGACCGGTTGGATTACTATCAGTCAATCATACGTCTTACCTTATCATCCTATCTAAGGAATTGCAGCCTTACTTTCCGGCAACTGCTTTCGGCCACTGATACTGAAATGTATTGTTGATCGGCGAGCCAAAATAATTGACATTCAGATAATTCAGCCGCTTTTTGTGGGCTTCCAGCCGTTGTTTGAAGTCATCGAAATTCTTGCCGTCACTGGGAGTCCAGGCAGTTTCGGCAATGGCAATAAGGCGGGGGAACGTCATGTATTCAACGTATTGCGTCGTGGGCATATACTCTGTCCAGATGTTAGCCTGCACGCCAAGTACGTGCTTCGATTGATCAGCCGTTAGGCTATCGGTTACGGATGGATTAAAACTATATACTTTTTCGAGGGGTAGAAATCCACCAATGGCAATGGGTTGTGTTTTGGCATCAGCCTGGTAGTAATCGAGGTAGCAGTACGTATTCGGTGTCATAATAACATCGTGGTTTTGCCGGGCTGCTGCAACGCCCCCATTTACCCCACGCCAGCTCATCACAGTAGCATTCGGTGAAAGCCCACCCTCCAGAATCTCATCCCAACCTACCATCCGGCGGCCTTTCGAGGTAATGAATTTGTCGATGCGCCGAATGAAATAGCTCTGCAATTCGTGTTCATCTTTCAGGCCTTCTTTCTTCATCAGGTCCTGGCAAAAGCGGCTTTGTTTCCATTGCGTTTTCGGGCATTCGTCTCCGCCAATATGAATATACTGACTTGGGAACAGGTCCATAACTTCCGTCAGTACATCCTGCAAAAACGTAAAGGTTTCTTCACGGGGGAACAGCACCTCGTCATGAACCCCCCATTTGCTACTCACCTGCAGGATTTTATCGGGGTTGCTGCCGAACTCCGGATAAGCCGCAAGTACGGCAACTGAGTGGCCGGGCATTTCGATTTCGGGAACTACGGTTACGTAGCGCGACTGCGCGTATTTAACCACGTCGCGCACTTCATCCTGGGTATAAAATCCACCATAGGGCTTGCCATCATAGGCATTGTCACTATACTTGCCTATCATTGATTTTGGACGTATTGAGCCAATCTGCGTAAGCTTAGGGTACTTTTTGATCTCAATCCGCCAACCCTGATCTTCCGTCAGATGCCAATGAAAGGTATTCATTTTGTGCAGTGCCAGTAGGTCAATGTATTTTTTGATAAACGGAACTGGCATGAAGTTACGCCCGGCATCCAGCATCGATCCACGATAACTATACCGGGGCCGATCGTCAATAACACAGGCTGGCACAGACCAAGTCACGCCCGCAACTTTTGTAGGACTAAAAACAGCCGATGGCATCAATTGCATTAGCGACTGAACCCCATAAAAGAAGCCCTGGGGTTGTTCGGCCGCGATTGTAATGTTCTTAGGCGAAACCATCAATTTATAGCCTTCTGCTCCTAATGAACCTGCTTTTTCAAGCACAAAAGAAATTCCTTTCGACGCTTTACCCGTCGTTATGGTCGGCGTATTGCCACTGGATTTAGCAAGCTGGTCGGCAAGGAGCTGGGCAATCTGACGAACGTTGTCGTTACCAGCCGGAACAGCAATGGCCAGCTTGGCAGGTACCATAAACGAACCACTTTTTTCTTCAAGCCGGGTCGGCTTTGGTAGAATGGCGTACTTCGTCTGGGCAAAAAGTTGCGCAGAAAGCACCATAACAAGTAAACAGGTAAGCAGCGTCTTCATTCAAGTAGAGTTTAGTAGACAGGACTCCTTCTAGACAAGGAGGTTTGAGCCGCTAAAATACAATGAAGCATCTTGCCATAAATGCTTGAATCTGCCAGACTCAGCCAGAAAGCGTCACTGTTACTACCCGCAGACAAGCAGCACCAAGCCTTTAATCTCTCGCCACCCTACAAAATATACATTTGATTATCAATGCGTTAAATCAGCAAACGCACTTGATTCGGAAATTATTGATTGCTGTATTACATCCTGAGTTCGGCTGTGCAATCGTTTGCTTTTTTGCAGAAAAAAACGCGGCTGGACTTCAGAGTCATCCAGCCGCGTTTCGTCAAAATTGTTTCAGGACTTTATGAAAGGCAATGTTAAGAACCTATGTTATAGGAAACTTTCTTTTTTACGTTTAGCGTGTCAAAAACGTCTTTCCGAATAAATGTGCGTTTCAACGATTCAGTCGAGTGTACCAGCACATAACCTGCTTTTTTTAGTTGGCTACAGGACTTCTTAATGCGAAAATGATAAGCTTTATCGGTGGCATTATGTACCTCATCAAACTCCACCAGGATTGCCTTGATATCTAATTTATCCTCAACAATTGTATCAATTACGGTATACTCGGCTCCTTCAATTTCCAGTTTCACTACATCTACGGCAGTATGACCGAGCGTTGCCATTAAATTACTTAGTCGGTCAACGGGTGCTTCGATAAACTCATTTGAGTCTTTGAATAAGTAAACCGAATGCGACACATAATTTTCCTTTTGGGGAGCAAAAAAACGGAGAGTCGTTTTTTGATCCCATACGCCAATCGGTACATAGGTAATGTCGTTTACCTGGTCGACCGTCAGACGATAGGTAAAAGGTGCTTTATTGTGAGGTGGTTTATTATGAATAGTTAGTGACTGGCCGTTTCGAGTATAGTCTTTTACTTTTTGAAAATGATTGATCCCCTCGGGTGTTGGATCAAAAATAAAGATTTGTGCATCAAAAATAGCCTTTAGTTCAGTATCAAATGAAATGTCCTCGCCAGCGCCCACACAATAGCAAATTGATTCACTTGTCAGCAAGTTTTCAGGTAAATAATACCCATGAAATCTTGAGCCAATATGCACCAGATCAGGCAGCGGCTTTACACCTTGCTGGGGGTGAATTCCCATCACTTTCTTGGTAATGTCCAGAATGATTTCCATGAATGGTTGTTTAATAAAAGCTTATATTGGTAGTCTTCCCAAAGTCGAGGCTATTGGCCACTCGTTTCCAGGTATTCACCTTTGACGTTCAGTTCGTTAGATAGTCATTGCTTAGCCTCCCTGAACTGTTGTGATTTAGCTTCCCTAGTTTATCGACACCAATGTATCTATTTTTACCGTTTTGGTGACAATATTTTCCAAAAGCTGCATTTACCTTACGACTGACAGTTGGGTCTGTTCAGTTAATTGGCCTGCTAAGTGTGGCGATTTGGAGAGATTGGGACGGCCTTAATCGGGGCCGTGCAGTTTTGATACTTCTTAAAAGCCCCGATAGGGCTGAAATGGAAAGAAAAATTTTCAGCAATTGAGCCATGAATTTAATAACAAGTAACAGATCAAAATTCGTAAGTGTTGAAAAAGGGCCAGACGATAAATAAGTCGTATGTTCTCTATAGCAGCGATAACACACAATAAGAAAGCAAATTTACGAGCTAATTCTTTTTGAATAATTACAGGATTCGGCGCAGTTTTTACAAAATTCTCTGAATTTCAATGAGATCGAAAAAACTGGAGACAATTTTCAGGCTGTTCAATGCCAATTGGCAAAAAATCAGCCAGCCCGGGCTATTCCTTTTAAACGCAATAAGCACATAAAGAATGTCATCTGGCATTTTAGAACAAATACCCGATTGGACTTACCTATCCAACAAGTTACCGAAGTTCTATTTTTATCACTAATATTGTACATCTATCAAGTGCTACCAGCAATGGGAGCCTTGAAATGGTGTGGATAGAATTGGAAAGGCCCGGCCAGTTGAGTCGGGTCATTTCTTATCAACGTTTCCTGTCCTGAGGCTTTCTATTTACTACATGGTGTACGATCAATAAGTAGAGAAAATTTATCTGCGTTTATCCCAAAACAATCTGTTTATTTTGTTCTTCGCCAGATTGTGGCAAAGGCACAAGTCTTTCCACATTAGCGTTGGCTTTTCAAATCTCCAGCTTATCATAACTACTTTCCCAAAATGAAGACAAGATATTTTGATCTTATATATTGTCTGGAAGGTGTTCGGGCTGGGGTACGCTTCAATACAGAGCAAGACATTCAGGATTATATGTATAATCAGGTTAAGCCCGGTGAGGATTCGCGGTTTGAACTGAGGTCGGATGTCGATTATGCTCGTGTTTATCATAATATCAGACCGGGCTATAAAGAAGAGGCAACACTTCTGTTTGTCATCAGTAATGGTCAGATCATTCAACAATTGAGCCCCGATAAAACTGAACGGTTTCAGCAATCCTAATTCAGTTTGGTAGCAGCATTTTTAACTCTTTCCCCTGTTTGGTTTACTTCCTGTCGTACACGAGCAGCATGACTGGCTATGAGAAAGCCTGACGATCGTGGCCAGGCTTTCTCACAATCTACTACTAAATTGCGTCATACTTTTGACGCATAAAGGCAATCTGGTCACAGCTTTTTAACGAGAACAATTCATGGAGGATGTCAGGCTACCCAACAAATCTCCTGTACTCATTCCTGCCGAATTATGCATTCAGGACGGGAATAACCTACTGTAATCCATCCACTTTCACATCGATCCGGCCGCGAGCGTTCACAACAGCCAGCAAAGAAGTGGGGGTCAGATAAACCTGATCAGGTTTTATTTCATCGATCCGGCCATTCACTACGACTCCCTTTGCCAGTTGATTATTTTTGAGCTTATCCTGAAGTAATTTCTGCATCTCGGCGATCTGCGAACCAACCGGAATTGTGAGTTGCTTCTCCAGCGTTCGGGCAAACGTACCTTTCAGGAGCCAGCTGGCCGATTGCTGAAGTATATTTTTCGTATCCAGATCGTAGGCAAGATCTTTTAGAGAAATCGTCTGGCTCCTGGCGTCATAATAGGGGCGGCCACGGAGGTAAATATCCCCATTGATTGTTCCTTTCAGGCCTGCTTTAATAATAAGATTATCATTCTGCCCATACATTTCCATGCTGGTCACTGTGATGGTATACCGATTTTCACTGAACGAAAAACTCTTTCCGACAAACTCGTCCGCTACGATTCTGGCTGCTTCCTGATAACTGGCTTCGCTAAGCAGACCAATTTGAAAATCATCTTTGACCTGCGACACAACCGTTAGGTCGGGAAGCGATACCGCCGGACGAATGTCTGGGCGAGCTCCCGTCGTTGTGAGTGTAAACCCTTCTATGCCAATAGTAGCCCGAATGGTACGACCTTCAAAACGGAGAGGAGTAATTAGCACCCGCTTCGGTACAACCTGTAAGTAGGTACGGTATTTTTCGGAGATCAGGTAGGGTTCACGCAATGTATTCCAGGCTTTCAGAACGGGCGTTCGGAGATCGACATTACGGCGAATCTGCTGATCCAGTGTTTTGGTGATCGTTCCCAGATTTTTATCGATCAGTCGGCCGACGATGTTGGTTATCGGAATATTGACACCAACAACGCTTACGGTTGGCCGGCGTACCCAGCCATAACCGTCGGCCTGTGTTTGGGTATGAACCGTCCAATCGTGGTCAAGGTCGAACTTCGTCTTAAACCGAAGGTCAATCTCAAATTCAGTTTCTTTATACTGCGTAAAACCCAGTACAGATACACCGGCTTTCGCCCAGATTCGTAAGGGAACCGTGAAATGAAAAAGGCTATCCTGCGCGTTAACGATAATGGTGCCGCGCTTCCAGACCTTCGTCATAAAATTGTCGTTATTGTTGTCTTCCAGGCTATTATCTTCATAGATCAGGCCATTGACCTGAGCATTTATTTGTCGCTCAATGTCTCCCAGCGCAATGGAGACAGGAACATGCACGGTAGACAGAAAGCGTTCGTTACGGACTTCCATTTCGGTGGTGTTATAGGCTTCTTTGGGCGCTTGTGGATTCAGACGTTTTTGGGATGGCTGACAGCTCAGCATCAACCAGCCAAACGCCAGACAAACCACGAGAATACGACTCATAGCAGGTAGTTGATTTCGGGGCTAAGTTACATCAATTGCCCGCTTTTCGCTGTTTACGCTGAGTAGATTAATGGCAAATCGTGGGTTTTAGAAAGATGTTTTCCTAAAACCTGGCCAACGCTGGCCCTGCTGTTCATCATGGCACAAATCAAGAAAATCAACTTACCCGAAACCGACATTCCGGAGAGCTGGTACAACATTGTGGCTGATATGCCCAACAAACCACTCCCACCGCTGCATCCAGGCACTCACGAGCCTATTGGGCCCGACATGCTTGCACCGTTGTTTCCAATGGAATTAATTAAGCAGGAAGTATCGACTGACAGGTGGGTAGGGATACCGGAAGAAGTTCGTGAGATTTACAAAATATGGCGACCAACGCCTTTGTTCCGTGCTACCGGACTCGAAAAACTGCTCGATACTCCCGCCAAAATCTATTACAAATACGAAGGTGTTAGCCCGGCCGGATCGCATAAGCCGAATACGGCAGTTCCTCAGGCATTTTACAACAAACAGGCTGGTGTTCAGCGGATCACGACCGAAACGGGCGCGGGTCAATGGGGCAGTGCGCTGAGTTTTGCCTGTCAGTTGTTCGGTATCGAATGCGAAGTATATATGGTTCGGGCCAGTTATGAAGGGAAGCCTTACCGTAAAATCATGATGAATACGT comes from Spirosoma aureum and encodes:
- a CDS encoding DUF4403 family protein, which codes for MSRILVVCLAFGWLMLSCQPSQKRLNPQAPKEAYNTTEMEVRNERFLSTVHVPVSIALGDIERQINAQVNGLIYEDNSLEDNNNDNFMTKVWKRGTIIVNAQDSLFHFTVPLRIWAKAGVSVLGFTQYKETEFEIDLRFKTKFDLDHDWTVHTQTQADGYGWVRRPTVSVVGVNIPITNIVGRLIDKNLGTITKTLDQQIRRNVDLRTPVLKAWNTLREPYLISEKYRTYLQVVPKRVLITPLRFEGRTIRATIGIEGFTLTTTGARPDIRPAVSLPDLTVVSQVKDDFQIGLLSEASYQEAARIVADEFVGKSFSFSENRYTITVTSMEMYGQNDNLIIKAGLKGTINGDIYLRGRPYYDARSQTISLKDLAYDLDTKNILQQSASWLLKGTFARTLEKQLTIPVGSQIAEMQKLLQDKLKNNQLAKGVVVNGRIDEIKPDQVYLTPTSLLAVVNARGRIDVKVDGLQ